A section of the Kribbella sp. HUAS MG21 genome encodes:
- a CDS encoding site-2 protease family protein, giving the protein MKQTIRFGRVFGVEIGANWSLLVLILLVAHGLSTVVLPALAPGQSTTAYWTAGAVCGLLIAGSLLLHELAHSVVAVRAGLPVERITLWMLGGASVLGGEPASARAAFRIAAAGPLSSLGLGLAAGCGALALSALGAPELIVSSTWWLGSINVVLAVFNLLPGNPLDGGRILRAILWWRTGDPDRAEIGAARAGRVLGVVVTALGFAQWLSGQFAGLWLILVGLLIGTVAASESRAARMRVALGQIRVADVMAEPGVVAHDAMTVDQFLAGIVPGLPEAAYPVVDLDGRAAGTVELHSLVGIRRSLAPSTRIAEVRTPLEDVPLAQPTDLVADLAVRMRQDALALVTESDHRLVGVVSRRDVARLVQGAPLRPTGQEPYPA; this is encoded by the coding sequence ATGAAGCAGACGATTCGGTTCGGCCGGGTCTTCGGTGTCGAGATCGGGGCCAACTGGTCGTTGCTCGTGCTGATCCTGCTGGTTGCCCACGGCCTGTCCACGGTCGTCCTGCCTGCGCTGGCGCCTGGCCAGAGCACAACCGCGTACTGGACGGCCGGGGCGGTCTGCGGGCTCCTGATCGCCGGCTCGTTGCTGTTGCACGAACTCGCGCATTCCGTGGTGGCGGTACGGGCCGGACTGCCCGTGGAACGCATCACGTTGTGGATGCTGGGCGGAGCCAGTGTGCTCGGGGGCGAGCCGGCTTCGGCCAGGGCGGCGTTCCGGATCGCGGCCGCGGGGCCGCTGAGCAGCCTCGGACTCGGGCTGGCCGCCGGCTGCGGCGCCCTGGCGTTGAGCGCCCTCGGAGCACCCGAGCTGATCGTGAGCTCCACGTGGTGGCTGGGTTCGATCAACGTCGTCCTCGCCGTGTTCAACCTGCTTCCGGGCAATCCACTGGACGGCGGCCGCATCCTGCGGGCGATTCTGTGGTGGCGGACCGGAGACCCGGATCGCGCCGAGATCGGGGCCGCGCGAGCCGGCCGGGTGCTCGGCGTGGTCGTCACCGCTCTGGGGTTCGCGCAGTGGCTGAGCGGGCAGTTCGCCGGCCTGTGGCTGATCCTGGTCGGGTTGCTGATCGGGACGGTGGCAGCCTCGGAGTCACGCGCCGCCCGGATGCGGGTCGCCCTCGGGCAGATCAGGGTCGCCGATGTGATGGCCGAGCCCGGCGTGGTCGCGCACGACGCGATGACCGTGGACCAATTCCTCGCCGGGATCGTGCCCGGGCTCCCGGAGGCGGCGTATCCGGTGGTGGACCTCGACGGCCGCGCCGCCGGAACGGTCGAGCTGCACAGTCTCGTCGGAATCCGGCGCAGCCTGGCCCCGTCCACCCGGATCGCCGAGGTCAGGACTCCGCTCGAGGATGTTCCGCTCGCCCAGCCGACTGACCTCGTCGCCGACCTCGCGGTACGAATGCGCCAGGACGCACTCGCTCTCGTCACCGAATCCGACCACCGGCTGGTCGGCGTCGTCAGCCGCCGGGATGTGGCCCGCCTCGTCCAGGGCGCGCCCCTGCGGCCGACCGGCCAGGAGCCGTACCCCGCCTGA
- a CDS encoding pyridoxamine 5'-phosphate oxidase family protein has translation MTSRLVWRTIVEQSFAVVSYVTPDGEPRSSGVVYGTGPRQLYVAVAPDSWKALHIPATDQVAVTVPVRRGGLLSLFFPIPPATISFHARAVVHPIGTVPVGSLSSELAALIPAERLSRCRILEIIPEGDFLTYGIGTPLRRMRDPQASRARVSVPR, from the coding sequence GTGACGAGCCGGCTCGTCTGGCGGACGATTGTCGAGCAGTCCTTCGCCGTGGTCAGTTACGTCACGCCGGACGGAGAGCCGCGGTCGAGCGGAGTCGTCTACGGGACGGGGCCGCGGCAGCTGTACGTCGCGGTCGCGCCGGACAGCTGGAAGGCGCTGCACATCCCGGCCACCGACCAGGTCGCCGTGACGGTGCCGGTACGTCGTGGCGGGTTGCTGTCCCTGTTCTTCCCGATCCCGCCCGCGACGATCAGCTTCCACGCCCGGGCCGTCGTACACCCGATCGGGACTGTCCCCGTCGGTTCGCTGTCGTCGGAATTGGCAGCCCTGATCCCCGCCGAACGCCTGTCGCGCTGCCGGATCCTCGAAATCATCCCCGAGGGCGACTTCCTGACCTACGGGATCGGTACGCCGCTTCGCCGCATGCGCGACCCGCAGGCGTCCCGGGCCCGGGTTTCGGTGCCGAGGTGA
- a CDS encoding HypC/HybG/HupF family hydrogenase formation chaperone, which produces MCVGVEGRVVELDGDTPVAAPTGTVETADGQRRVCFAFLPDVVVGDVVLVHSGFAINRLDDGGGDR; this is translated from the coding sequence ATGTGCGTCGGCGTCGAAGGACGGGTGGTGGAGCTCGACGGAGACACTCCGGTGGCGGCGCCTACCGGGACGGTCGAGACGGCCGACGGGCAGCGCCGGGTGTGTTTCGCGTTCCTGCCGGACGTCGTGGTCGGGGACGTGGTGCTGGTGCATTCCGGGTTCGCGATCAACCGGCTGGACGACGGTGGAGGGGATCGATGA
- a CDS encoding DMT family transporter, whose protein sequence is MRRQGLVLAFGTAVISGVSVFVNSYGVRVVRDATVYTTAKNLIAAVVLTLLLAGGVLAGRRTRDEGGRRAQRSSPRTWIGMAAVAVVGGSVPFVLFFSGLAHASSTHAAFVHKTLVVWVALLAVPLLGERLGLLHYAAIGLLLAGQVALGGGLGGFRFGTGELMILAATLLWAVEVILVKRLLDAISPGVLAVARLGLGVVLLIGWVAVSGRWSALIGLSAEGWRWALLTGLLLAGYVATWYRALALAPAVDVTAVLVVAAIITAALDAVVKGTVVTPQVGVGLALLGAGAGLITMARSRRTPAVAQ, encoded by the coding sequence ATGAGACGGCAGGGACTTGTGCTGGCCTTCGGGACAGCGGTGATCAGCGGAGTGTCGGTGTTCGTCAACTCGTACGGCGTACGCGTCGTCCGCGACGCCACCGTGTACACGACGGCGAAGAACCTGATCGCGGCGGTCGTGCTGACGCTGCTGCTGGCCGGCGGAGTTCTCGCCGGCCGACGTACCCGGGACGAGGGAGGGCGTCGGGCGCAGAGGTCGTCGCCGCGAACCTGGATCGGCATGGCAGCGGTGGCTGTGGTCGGCGGTTCGGTGCCGTTCGTGCTGTTCTTCAGTGGGCTGGCTCATGCGTCGTCGACCCATGCCGCGTTCGTGCACAAGACGCTGGTCGTGTGGGTGGCCTTGCTCGCCGTACCGCTGCTGGGGGAGCGGCTGGGGCTCCTGCACTACGCCGCGATCGGCCTGCTCCTCGCCGGGCAGGTGGCGCTCGGCGGTGGGCTGGGCGGATTCCGTTTCGGCACCGGCGAACTGATGATCCTGGCGGCGACACTGTTGTGGGCGGTCGAGGTGATCCTGGTGAAGCGGCTACTTGATGCGATTTCGCCGGGCGTACTCGCGGTCGCCCGCCTGGGGCTCGGCGTCGTACTGCTGATCGGGTGGGTCGCGGTCAGCGGCCGCTGGTCCGCGCTGATCGGCCTGAGCGCCGAGGGCTGGCGCTGGGCGTTGCTGACCGGCCTGTTGCTGGCAGGGTACGTCGCGACGTGGTACCGCGCTCTCGCGCTGGCGCCGGCGGTGGACGTGACCGCGGTACTCGTGGTCGCCGCGATCATCACGGCCGCGCTCGACGCCGTCGTGAAGGGCACCGTGGTGACCCCGCAGGTGGGCGTCGGGCTCGCGCTGCTCGGCGCGGGCGCGGGTCTGATCACGATGGCGCGCTCGCGTCGTACGCCGGCCGTCGCGCAATGA
- a CDS encoding DUF6390 family protein → MTPGPLLFARYAYPPNALGYCGPGDSGELLEYAGSGVSDRGLSAIAERFLGAWPYLSLIAAASGRKPLDTEVVEAYWVGNRLLDNVPGSLLAAHLTDRFDSRVDHGLSDPIRLALLGGRPHHNFHVFAVYPWTGLLRAGPAAEPLRVLDSCRISWGKVLSVDDEQADVQLRPLDYDNGRLRLGDPVVRRMLAGARGYRLAHSVRIGDLVSVHWNWICDVLSPLQGVELHRTTTTLLDLVNHGLGRPAVGSALER, encoded by the coding sequence ATGACTCCGGGACCGTTGCTCTTCGCGCGGTACGCCTATCCGCCGAACGCGCTCGGGTACTGCGGTCCGGGTGACTCCGGTGAACTCCTCGAGTACGCCGGAAGCGGCGTGTCCGACCGTGGCCTCTCCGCGATCGCGGAGCGCTTCCTGGGTGCCTGGCCGTACCTGTCGTTGATAGCGGCGGCGTCCGGCCGGAAGCCGCTCGACACCGAGGTCGTCGAGGCGTACTGGGTCGGCAACCGCCTGCTGGACAACGTGCCCGGCTCGCTGCTGGCCGCGCACCTGACGGACCGCTTCGACAGCCGCGTCGATCATGGCCTGTCCGACCCGATCCGCCTGGCACTGCTCGGCGGCCGGCCCCACCACAACTTCCATGTCTTCGCGGTCTATCCCTGGACCGGTCTGCTTCGCGCGGGTCCGGCGGCCGAGCCCTTGCGGGTCCTGGACAGCTGCCGCATCTCCTGGGGCAAGGTGTTGTCCGTCGACGACGAGCAGGCCGACGTACAGCTGCGTCCCCTCGACTACGACAACGGCAGACTGCGGCTCGGTGATCCCGTCGTACGCCGGATGCTCGCGGGCGCACGCGGCTACCGCCTGGCGCACAGCGTGCGGATCGGTGACCTGGTCTCAGTCCACTGGAACTGGATCTGCGACGTCCTGTCCCCACTCCAGGGCGTCGAGCTGCACAGAACGACGACAACGCTCCTCGACCTCGTCAACCACGGCCTCGGCCGACCGGCAGTCGGCAGCGCGCTCGAACGATGA
- a CDS encoding CoA-binding protein, which yields MVTIKQAAADFLAHRRIAVTGVSRTPQGHGANVVYKRLRDRGYEVFAINPNADEVEGDPCYHDLKSVPGGVEAVVIGTRPETAEATMRECVELGIDKVWMHRLYGDGSVSQDALVYGVQHGVTVIAGGCPLMFGPTADTGHKILRLVATANGKVPRQVRGHPP from the coding sequence ATGGTAACGATCAAACAGGCGGCCGCGGACTTCCTGGCACACCGCCGGATCGCGGTCACCGGCGTGTCCCGGACTCCGCAAGGGCATGGTGCGAACGTCGTCTACAAGCGGCTGCGGGATCGCGGGTACGAGGTGTTCGCGATCAATCCGAACGCCGACGAGGTCGAAGGCGACCCGTGCTACCACGACCTCAAATCGGTCCCCGGCGGCGTCGAGGCGGTCGTCATCGGAACCCGGCCCGAGACCGCCGAGGCGACCATGCGCGAATGCGTCGAGCTCGGCATCGACAAGGTCTGGATGCACCGTCTCTACGGCGACGGCAGCGTGTCGCAGGACGCGCTGGTGTACGGCGTCCAGCACGGCGTCACGGTCATCGCCGGCGGCTGCCCGCTGATGTTCGGCCCGACCGCCGACACCGGCCACAAGATCCTCCGCCTCGTCGCCACCGCCAACGGCAAGGTCCCGAGACAAGTCAGAGGACACCCGCCATGA
- a CDS encoding SPW repeat protein — translation MSDMADIQSTAWTRPQDWLSLLAGLYLALSPLWVEIDTTGTWAMVLIGAAIGVMAIIALATPGAYIDEWMTALGGVAAIVAPWVFTYTDANAAAWTSWITGGVTVVAALAALPASRSVYRHEHHMV, via the coding sequence ATGAGCGACATGGCAGACATCCAGTCGACTGCCTGGACTCGCCCGCAGGACTGGCTGAGCCTGCTCGCGGGCCTGTACCTGGCCCTGTCGCCGCTGTGGGTCGAGATCGACACCACAGGGACCTGGGCGATGGTGCTGATCGGAGCGGCGATCGGCGTGATGGCGATCATCGCGCTGGCCACGCCGGGCGCCTACATCGACGAGTGGATGACCGCACTGGGCGGGGTCGCAGCGATCGTGGCTCCGTGGGTCTTCACCTACACGGACGCGAACGCGGCGGCGTGGACCTCGTGGATCACCGGCGGGGTGACCGTCGTCGCCGCGCTGGCCGCCCTACCGGCGAGCCGGTCGGTCTACCGGCACGAGCACCACATGGTGTGA
- a CDS encoding FAD/NAD(P)-binding protein → MAEPMLPVRYRVAGRTVETRDSATLRLVPLGPALDRFRPGQFAMLYAYPVGEVPISISGIGADGALTHTVRSVGAVSRALHDAQPGTVIGVRGPFGTAWAPEDAAGNDLVVVAGGVGLAPLRPVVLAALAARSAYRRIVLIAGARTPDEFLFRAELAAWAARDDLEVELTVDRPADGWDGTVGFVTDPLTRLRLDPERTAAFLCGPEPMMRFSARVLLRDQVPPARIRVSLERSMKCGIALCGHCQLGPLLVCRDGPVVSYAVAEPLLAVPEL, encoded by the coding sequence ATGGCTGAGCCGATGCTGCCCGTGCGTTACCGGGTCGCCGGGCGCACCGTGGAGACCCGCGACTCGGCGACGCTGCGGCTGGTTCCGCTCGGGCCGGCGCTGGACCGGTTTCGGCCCGGGCAGTTCGCGATGCTGTACGCGTACCCCGTCGGCGAGGTACCGATCTCGATCAGCGGCATCGGCGCCGACGGAGCCCTGACCCACACCGTCCGGTCCGTCGGTGCGGTGAGCCGGGCGCTGCACGACGCCCAGCCCGGGACCGTGATCGGCGTTCGCGGCCCGTTCGGTACGGCGTGGGCGCCCGAAGATGCCGCTGGCAACGATCTGGTGGTGGTCGCGGGCGGGGTGGGTCTGGCGCCGCTGCGTCCCGTCGTCCTCGCCGCGCTGGCCGCGCGCTCGGCGTACCGCCGGATCGTGCTGATCGCCGGTGCGCGCACCCCGGACGAGTTCCTGTTCCGTGCCGAACTGGCCGCCTGGGCCGCGCGCGACGATCTCGAGGTCGAGCTCACCGTCGACCGGCCGGCCGACGGATGGGACGGTACGGTCGGCTTCGTCACCGATCCGCTCACCCGGTTGCGGCTCGACCCGGAACGGACCGCGGCGTTCCTGTGCGGCCCGGAGCCGATGATGCGCTTCAGCGCTCGGGTCCTGCTCCGCGACCAGGTCCCGCCCGCGCGCATCCGCGTCTCGCTCGAACGCTCGATGAAATGCGGGATCGCCTTGTGCGGACACTGCCAGCTCGGTCCGTTACTGGTCTGCCGCGACGGCCCGGTCGTCAGCTACGCAGTCGCCGAACCCCTGCTCGCCGTACCCGAACTGTGA
- a CDS encoding 4Fe-4S dicluster domain-containing protein has protein sequence MSQVIVDDLSTLVEVLIGDGYRVIGPTRSGSAIQLAELTDAGQLPAGWGVETGPGHYRLRRRTDNAVFAHSAGPQSWKTYLHPSRRKLWSTDRNGTFEPAAEETPRYALLGVRGCDLAAIGKLRDVLGGGSHPDGSFQARYQSLFVVAVNCTEPGEVCFCASMGTGPTAGAGADLTLTEMPDHFLVSAGTAGGRELLARIGHRDATTAETDAATAALDTAAQRMGRAMPEVDLRALLAGSRESSHWADVAERCLTCGNCTMVCPTCFCTTTEDVTDLTGDHAERWQRWSSCFELDFSYVHGGSVRGSGASRYRQWITHKLGTWHDQFGGSGCVGCGRCIAWCPVGIDLTEEAGRLAESGHG, from the coding sequence ATGAGCCAGGTGATCGTCGACGACCTCAGCACCCTTGTCGAGGTGCTGATCGGCGACGGCTACCGGGTGATCGGCCCCACCAGGTCCGGCAGCGCGATCCAGTTGGCCGAGCTGACCGACGCGGGTCAACTGCCCGCCGGCTGGGGCGTCGAGACAGGCCCAGGGCACTACCGGTTGCGGCGGCGTACGGACAACGCGGTCTTCGCCCACTCCGCCGGGCCGCAGTCGTGGAAGACCTACCTGCACCCGTCCCGGCGCAAGCTGTGGTCCACCGATCGCAACGGCACGTTCGAGCCCGCCGCCGAGGAGACGCCTCGGTATGCGCTGCTCGGTGTCCGCGGGTGTGACCTGGCCGCGATCGGCAAGCTGCGGGACGTACTGGGCGGGGGCTCACACCCGGACGGCTCGTTCCAGGCCCGGTACCAGTCGCTGTTCGTCGTGGCCGTGAACTGCACCGAGCCCGGTGAGGTGTGCTTCTGTGCGTCGATGGGCACGGGTCCCACGGCCGGAGCGGGTGCCGACCTGACGCTGACCGAGATGCCCGATCACTTCCTTGTGTCGGCGGGGACCGCCGGCGGACGCGAACTCCTCGCACGGATCGGCCATCGCGACGCCACGACCGCCGAGACCGACGCCGCCACGGCTGCGCTGGACACGGCCGCGCAGCGGATGGGACGCGCGATGCCGGAGGTCGATCTGCGGGCACTGCTGGCGGGCAGCCGCGAGTCGTCGCACTGGGCCGATGTCGCCGAGCGGTGCCTGACCTGCGGCAACTGCACGATGGTCTGCCCGACATGCTTCTGCACCACCACCGAGGACGTCACCGACCTCACCGGTGACCACGCCGAACGCTGGCAGCGATGGTCGTCCTGCTTCGAACTCGACTTCTCCTATGTCCACGGCGGCAGCGTCCGCGGTTCCGGCGCGAGCCGCTACCGGCAGTGGATCACCCACAAGCTCGGCACCTGGCACGACCAGTTCGGCGGCTCCGGCTGCGTCGGCTGCGGCCGCTGCATCGCCTGGTGTCCCGTCGGCATCGACCTCACCGAAGAGGCCGGCCGGCTCGCGGAGTCCGGACATGGCTGA
- a CDS encoding Ni/Fe hydrogenase subunit alpha, with protein sequence MSHRARQLKVSSLARVEGEGALHVTVRDGVVERADLQIYEPPRFFEALLRGRSYTEPPDITARICGICPVAYQTSACNAIEDACGVRIDGAIRELRRLLYCGEWISSHALHIYLLHAPDFLGYPDAIALATDHREIVERGLLLKKAGNAILDLVGGRAIHPINVRVGGFYSAPDHARLDRLAQQLRPALDAAVATVRWVAGFDFPDLELEHELLAAHDPARYAIESGTSLRRSAGTGFEVDAFSNHIVEQQVPHSTALHASLDGGRYLTGPLARYTLNRAQLSPLASRLAAEAGLGGECRNPFRSIVVRAVETVYAVEEALRLIEAYRPPEPPYVVVPARDGVGHGVSEAPRGLLYHRYEIGADGLVRSATIVPPTAQNQAAIEDDLRQVVAANLELGDQPLTGLCERTIRNYDPCISCSTHFLDLTVERQ encoded by the coding sequence ATGAGTCACCGGGCGCGGCAGCTGAAGGTCAGTTCGCTGGCCAGGGTGGAGGGGGAGGGCGCGCTCCACGTCACCGTGCGGGACGGTGTCGTGGAGCGCGCGGACCTGCAGATCTACGAGCCGCCGCGGTTCTTCGAGGCGCTGTTGCGCGGCCGGAGCTACACCGAGCCGCCGGACATCACCGCCCGGATCTGCGGGATCTGCCCGGTCGCGTACCAGACGAGCGCGTGCAACGCCATCGAGGACGCGTGCGGCGTCCGGATCGACGGCGCGATCCGCGAACTCAGGCGGCTGCTGTACTGCGGCGAGTGGATCTCCAGCCACGCGCTGCACATCTACCTCCTGCACGCACCGGACTTCCTCGGCTACCCGGACGCGATCGCACTGGCCACCGACCATCGCGAGATCGTGGAACGTGGGCTGCTCTTGAAGAAGGCCGGCAACGCGATCCTGGACCTGGTCGGCGGCCGCGCGATCCACCCGATCAACGTGCGCGTCGGCGGCTTCTACTCGGCACCGGATCACGCCCGGCTCGACCGGCTGGCGCAGCAGCTCCGCCCGGCGCTCGACGCGGCGGTCGCGACGGTGCGCTGGGTGGCCGGATTCGACTTCCCCGACCTGGAACTGGAGCACGAGCTGCTCGCCGCGCACGACCCGGCGCGGTACGCGATCGAGAGCGGTACGTCGTTGCGCCGCAGCGCCGGAACCGGGTTCGAGGTCGATGCCTTCAGCAATCACATCGTGGAACAGCAGGTGCCGCACTCGACCGCGTTGCACGCGAGTCTCGACGGGGGCCGGTACCTGACCGGGCCGCTGGCCCGCTACACCCTCAATCGCGCCCAGCTGTCGCCGCTGGCGTCGCGGCTCGCGGCGGAGGCGGGCCTCGGGGGCGAATGCCGGAACCCGTTCCGGAGCATCGTGGTCCGCGCGGTCGAGACCGTGTACGCCGTCGAGGAGGCACTCCGCCTGATCGAGGCGTACCGCCCGCCAGAGCCGCCGTACGTGGTCGTACCGGCGCGGGACGGGGTGGGTCACGGCGTCAGTGAAGCGCCCAGGGGCCTGCTGTACCACCGCTACGAGATCGGGGCCGACGGACTCGTGCGGTCGGCGACGATCGTGCCGCCGACGGCGCAGAACCAGGCCGCGATCGAGGACGATCTCCGGCAGGTGGTGGCGGCGAACCTGGAACTCGGCGACCAGCCGCTGACCGGGCTGTGCGAACGGACGATCCGCAACTACGACCCGTGCATCTCCTGCTCGACCCACTTCCTGGACCTGACCGTGGAGCGGCAGTGA
- a CDS encoding hydrogenase maturation protease: MTTAVVIGVGNEYRRDDGIGPALVAALEDRWLPGVKLLVSDGEPARLIDDWAGVPLAIVVDAVLCEPSAPGEFYRTEVPLDGRHHDHDLEDHPHSAGSHSLGIPDALRLAQALDRVPHRLVVYAVEAADITFGTGLTAPVAAALPRLVDAVVAELSVSR; encoded by the coding sequence GTGACGACGGCCGTGGTGATCGGAGTCGGCAACGAGTACCGGCGGGACGACGGCATCGGCCCTGCCCTGGTCGCCGCACTCGAGGACCGTTGGCTGCCGGGCGTGAAGCTGCTCGTCTCGGACGGCGAACCCGCGCGGCTGATCGACGACTGGGCCGGCGTCCCACTCGCGATCGTCGTCGACGCGGTCCTGTGCGAACCGTCGGCACCAGGTGAGTTCTATCGCACCGAGGTACCGCTCGACGGCCGTCACCATGATCACGACCTCGAGGACCATCCGCACTCGGCCGGTTCGCATAGCCTCGGCATCCCGGACGCGCTTCGGCTCGCGCAGGCGCTGGACCGCGTGCCGCACCGCCTCGTGGTGTACGCCGTCGAGGCCGCCGACATCACCTTCGGCACGGGCCTGACGGCCCCGGTCGCCGCCGCACTGCCGCGCCTGGTCGACGCGGTTGTCGCCGAGTTGAGCGTCAGCCGCTGA
- a CDS encoding phosphopantetheine-binding protein: MTLTIQDARELVGDALLRIVPDADLDALPDDAPFRDELELDSLDFLSFVELLSTGSGRRIDEDDYASLRTMRDCVAFLSG; the protein is encoded by the coding sequence ATGACTCTCACCATCCAGGACGCGCGCGAACTGGTCGGCGACGCGCTGCTGCGGATCGTCCCCGACGCGGACCTGGACGCGTTGCCGGACGACGCCCCGTTCCGGGACGAGCTCGAACTCGACTCGCTCGACTTCCTCAGCTTCGTCGAACTGCTCAGCACCGGATCGGGCCGCCGCATCGACGAGGACGACTACGCGAGCCTCCGCACGATGCGCGACTGCGTCGCCTTCCTCAGCGGCTGA
- a CDS encoding dihydrolipoamide acetyltransferase family protein yields the protein MAEFRMPSLGADMDEGTVIEWLVQPGDTVHKGDPVAVVDTDKAAIEVETFAGGTIGKLLVPVGERVQVGTPLATIDSSTEVGSVPVPRAPAAGSAAVEAPTAPEPSAAPAAELPAPEPSAAPARGAGEAGRVKASPYARKLARALGIDLGTVPATGQRGLITSQDVRRFAETTPPANGRRDTSLSAPAAPKPAAPTVSAPPTTPGVPAPPIRRAARHVVQRSQRGTIARLMARAGREIPHYYLSTTVDLAAAVGWLTRTNRELPVTERLVPAALLLKATALAARRHPELNGYWTDDEFRPADQVHLGVAISLRGGGLVAPALHDADALPVRDLMAALRDLVERARSGRLRRAEMTDATITITNLGDQGVESVHGIVYPPQVALVGAGRVVERPWAVNGLLGVRPCQTLTLAADHRATDGFTGGRFLTTIDHLLQTPEEL from the coding sequence GTGGCTGAGTTCCGGATGCCGTCGCTCGGCGCGGACATGGACGAGGGCACGGTGATCGAGTGGCTCGTTCAGCCTGGCGACACCGTCCACAAGGGCGATCCGGTCGCCGTCGTCGACACCGACAAGGCGGCGATCGAGGTCGAGACCTTCGCCGGCGGCACGATCGGCAAGCTCCTGGTCCCGGTCGGCGAACGAGTCCAGGTCGGCACACCCTTGGCCACCATCGACAGCAGCACCGAGGTCGGCTCTGTGCCTGTTCCGCGGGCACCAGCAGCCGGATCCGCCGCCGTGGAAGCACCCACCGCGCCCGAACCATCCGCAGCACCCGCCGCCGAGCTCCCCGCGCCCGAGCCGTCCGCGGCGCCGGCGCGAGGAGCCGGGGAGGCCGGACGTGTGAAGGCGTCGCCGTATGCGCGGAAACTGGCCCGTGCGCTCGGGATCGACCTCGGAACCGTGCCGGCGACCGGGCAGCGTGGCCTGATCACCTCGCAGGACGTCCGCCGCTTCGCCGAGACCACACCGCCGGCCAACGGCCGCCGCGACACTTCCCTGTCCGCACCCGCCGCACCGAAACCGGCCGCGCCCACCGTCTCCGCCCCGCCGACCACGCCCGGCGTCCCCGCCCCGCCCATCCGCAGGGCCGCGCGGCACGTCGTGCAGCGGTCGCAGCGGGGCACGATCGCGCGATTGATGGCACGGGCCGGCCGGGAGATCCCGCACTACTACCTGTCGACCACCGTCGACCTCGCCGCAGCCGTCGGCTGGCTCACCCGGACGAACCGCGAACTCCCCGTCACCGAGCGGCTCGTCCCGGCCGCTCTGTTGCTCAAGGCAACCGCGCTGGCGGCGCGCCGGCACCCGGAGCTCAACGGGTACTGGACCGACGACGAGTTCCGGCCGGCCGATCAGGTGCACCTCGGCGTCGCCATCTCGCTGCGCGGCGGCGGTCTGGTCGCTCCGGCGCTGCACGACGCCGACGCCCTGCCCGTCCGGGACCTGATGGCGGCTCTGCGGGATCTCGTCGAACGCGCCCGGTCCGGACGTCTCCGGCGGGCCGAGATGACGGACGCGACGATCACGATCACGAACCTCGGCGACCAGGGGGTGGAGAGCGTGCACGGCATCGTCTACCCACCACAGGTCGCGCTGGTCGGCGCGGGACGGGTCGTGGAGCGGCCGTGGGCGGTCAACGGCCTGCTCGGCGTACGACCGTGCCAGACGCTGACCCTCGCCGCGGACCACCGAGCGACCGACGGCTTCACCGGGGGTCGCTTCCTCACCACCATCGACCACCTGTTGCAGACACCGGAGGAGCTATGA